In one Trichlorobacter lovleyi SZ genomic region, the following are encoded:
- a CDS encoding HDOD domain-containing protein, with product MAFADTPTYTVQWLIDRTSTVYSLPLFYDRLNEAINHPRTSVDDIGKIITEDQGLTARLLRLANSPMFGYFGKVDSISKAVTIIGTQQLRDLALAASVMGIFKGIPEELMSMATFWRHSIACGIIARALATWRREANVERFFVAGMLHDIGQLIMATVLGELVRQMIEETQAKELLYFDVELKRVGFDHAEAGGALLKDWKIPANIADPVAFHHRPSRAEQFPLETSLIHIADIICQAFELGQSCERFVPPLDGAAWDRLGMTPHQLGAVMKQAEPQIEETFAILTDAA from the coding sequence ATGGCCTTTGCTGATACCCCGACCTATACGGTTCAGTGGCTGATTGACCGTACCAGTACCGTCTATTCCCTGCCACTGTTCTATGACCGTCTCAATGAGGCGATCAACCATCCCCGCACCTCTGTTGATGATATCGGCAAGATCATTACCGAAGATCAGGGTCTGACCGCCCGGTTATTGCGGCTGGCCAACAGTCCGATGTTCGGCTATTTCGGCAAGGTTGACTCCATCAGCAAGGCGGTCACCATTATCGGCACCCAGCAGTTGCGGGATCTCGCCCTGGCTGCCTCGGTGATGGGGATCTTCAAGGGGATTCCCGAGGAACTGATGAGCATGGCCACCTTCTGGCGTCATTCCATTGCCTGCGGCATTATTGCCCGTGCCCTGGCCACCTGGCGGCGGGAGGCCAATGTGGAGCGGTTCTTTGTGGCCGGTATGCTGCATGATATCGGCCAGTTGATTATGGCCACTGTGCTGGGTGAACTGGTGCGGCAGATGATTGAAGAGACCCAGGCTAAAGAACTGCTCTATTTTGATGTTGAGTTGAAGCGGGTCGGTTTTGATCATGCCGAGGCAGGCGGGGCACTGCTGAAGGACTGGAAGATTCCGGCCAATATTGCCGATCCGGTTGCCTTTCACCACCGTCCGTCACGGGCAGAGCAGTTCCCGCTGGAAACATCGTTGATTCATATTGCAGATATTATCTGTCAAGCCTTTGAGCTGGGCCAGAGCTGTGAGCGGTTTGTCCCTCCTCTTGATGGAGCGGCCTGGGACCGGCTGGGTATGACGCCCCATCAGCTGGGGGCGGTGATGAAGCAGGCAGAACCGCAGATTGAAGAGACCTTTGCCATTCTGACGGATGCCGCATGA
- a CDS encoding Dabb family protein → MVTHIVFFKLAEQTAEKIAAVRDKLLSMEGRIAELRHLEAGIDVIRSERSYDVALITKFDSLADLQSYQVHPYHAGEVVPFMKANCSSIVAVDYNS, encoded by the coding sequence ATGGTTACCCATATCGTATTTTTCAAGCTGGCCGAACAGACCGCGGAAAAGATCGCTGCAGTGCGGGACAAGCTGTTGTCAATGGAAGGGAGGATTGCTGAACTGCGTCATCTTGAAGCGGGAATTGACGTGATCCGCTCAGAACGCTCCTATGATGTGGCCCTGATCACCAAGTTTGATTCACTGGCTGATCTGCAGAGCTATCAGGTACACCCCTACCATGCCGGTGAGGTGGTGCCGTTCATGAAGGCCAACTGTAGCTCAATTGTGGCGGTTGATTACAATAGCTGA
- a CDS encoding substrate-binding domain-containing protein, translated as MTRLLVVLMLLVALPAEAQEKMRLGGTGSGLELLRKLAALYAKQHQRLDVQVVPSLGSTGGIRALQAGALDLAISARPVKPEEQGVESIHLCRSPVAFAVHPANAVAAIRTNDLVQLYGNTSQTWPDGGRVRLLLRPDAEIDTKLLRSISPTVDQSVSQAKARPGMIMAVTDQDNLKLLQTTPGAFGMTTLSMVTAERAKVRLLAFNGVEPTLQNLVVGRYPLVRDYYLIAKTSASQPVQKLVSFARSARGAALMKALNCVAVEQR; from the coding sequence TTGACGCGATTACTAGTGGTTTTGATGCTTCTTGTTGCACTGCCTGCAGAGGCACAAGAAAAAATGCGGTTGGGAGGTACCGGCAGCGGCCTGGAACTGTTACGCAAACTGGCTGCTCTGTATGCCAAACAGCACCAACGTCTTGATGTGCAGGTCGTTCCCAGCCTGGGGAGCACCGGCGGCATCAGGGCGTTGCAGGCAGGTGCGCTTGATCTTGCCATATCTGCCCGTCCTGTCAAGCCGGAGGAGCAAGGGGTCGAAAGTATTCACCTCTGCCGGAGCCCGGTAGCTTTTGCCGTTCATCCCGCCAACGCTGTTGCGGCTATCCGTACCAATGACCTTGTGCAACTCTATGGCAATACCTCCCAAACCTGGCCGGACGGTGGGCGGGTCAGGCTGCTGCTGCGACCCGATGCCGAGATTGACACGAAGCTGCTGCGCAGTATCTCTCCGACTGTTGACCAATCTGTATCACAGGCAAAGGCAAGGCCGGGCATGATCATGGCGGTGACGGATCAGGATAATCTCAAACTGCTTCAGACGACGCCAGGGGCTTTTGGGATGACCACCCTGAGCATGGTAACTGCTGAGCGGGCAAAGGTGCGTTTGCTCGCCTTCAATGGTGTTGAGCCCACTCTTCAAAACCTGGTGGTGGGGCGTTACCCGCTTGTGCGGGATTATTACCTGATCGCGAAAACTTCTGCCAGCCAGCCGGTTCAGAAGCTTGTCAGCTTTGCCCGTTCAGCCAGGGGGGCCGCACTCATGAAGGCCTTGAACTGTGTAGCGGTGGAGCAGCGTTAG
- the sfsA gene encoding DNA/RNA nuclease SfsA: MKLPDLIPGRLIKRYKRFLADIELEDCSVVTAHCPNSGSMLGCNLPGSPVLLSLSPNPNRKLAYTWELLQVNGFWVGLNTMLPNRLAEEAILDGTIVELQGYPKLRREVAYGSERSRIDILLEDDGKRCYVEVKNVTLVEGGLALFPDAVTARGQKHLRELMEMVRNGDRAVLLFTVQRGDGNAVAPADRIDPEYGRLLREAVANGVEALAYRAEVQPEQIRLTERLAVLL, translated from the coding sequence ATGAAACTACCAGACCTGATCCCCGGCAGACTGATCAAACGTTACAAACGTTTTCTGGCTGATATTGAGCTTGAAGACTGCTCTGTGGTTACCGCCCACTGTCCCAACTCCGGCAGCATGCTGGGCTGCAACCTGCCCGGCAGCCCGGTGCTGCTCTCCCTGAGCCCTAATCCCAACCGCAAGCTGGCCTATACCTGGGAGCTGCTGCAGGTAAACGGCTTCTGGGTTGGGTTGAACACCATGCTGCCCAACCGGCTGGCTGAAGAGGCGATTCTGGACGGGACCATTGTTGAGCTGCAGGGCTATCCAAAGCTGCGGCGGGAAGTTGCCTACGGCAGTGAGCGCAGCCGGATCGACATCCTGCTGGAAGATGACGGTAAGCGCTGCTACGTCGAGGTCAAAAATGTCACCCTGGTGGAAGGAGGGCTGGCGCTCTTTCCTGACGCAGTCACGGCGCGGGGCCAGAAGCATCTGCGTGAGCTGATGGAGATGGTCAGAAATGGCGACCGGGCTGTCTTACTGTTTACCGTACAGCGAGGCGATGGTAACGCCGTTGCTCCGGCTGACCGGATAGATCCCGAGTACGGCAGATTATTGCGGGAAGCGGTTGCAAACGGCGTGGAGGCGTTGGCCTACCGGGCCGAGGTACAGCCGGAGCAGATCCGGCTGACCGAACGGCTGGCAGTCCTCCTTTAA
- a CDS encoding putative bifunctional diguanylate cyclase/phosphodiesterase, with the protein MLCSTGIAVFVFRTTLVLPTRAVAAAQRSLAESEQKYRGLFLSTHEAVLLLELVLNDTDATIVEANPACSRLFLKNRSSLVGLRSGEMFGLLHEEMLGLFRQVLQDGRTVSLEKELPGLDKVLAISILPAEARRVVVIFSDVTEYRAAERQVQQLASFDFLTGLPNRALLNDRLKQAMLACSRRECKVAVFFLDLDHFKAVNDSLGHGVGDLLLQAVAERLESGMRQSDTIARTGGDEFVIVTMGLHDELNASLVAAAILRSLDEPFWIGNREIFVSGSLGISIYPDDAEDASELLKNADMAMYVAKEQGRNRYHYYSKQLQERAIERLEIETALRHAVADNLLSLAYQPQFDARTGTVIGIEALLRWNNPDGTPCLSPLQIISIAEKNGLIIPIGEWGLQTACRQLRQWKFDGLQPPRLAINLSAVQFEQAGLLQVVAGALQQNDLSPDSIELELTESAIMHRPDEAAKKLQELKQLGVWLAVDDFGTGYSSLSYLKHFPIDRIKIDRSFVSEAPANHDDAAIVETIISLARTMRMEVIAEGVEHQGHVEFLLARGCHEMQGYYYARPLSAEQCAKLLIPGFVTEKWHALLSMPS; encoded by the coding sequence TTGCTGTGCAGCACCGGCATTGCCGTCTTTGTGTTTCGTACCACCCTGGTTCTGCCGACACGGGCGGTGGCCGCGGCCCAGCGCTCTCTTGCCGAGAGTGAGCAGAAATATCGCGGTCTCTTTCTGAGTACACACGAAGCGGTTCTTTTGCTTGAGCTTGTCCTGAATGATACTGACGCAACGATTGTAGAGGCAAACCCGGCCTGCAGCAGGCTGTTTTTGAAAAACCGGTCCAGCCTGGTGGGACTGCGCTCTGGGGAGATGTTTGGTCTGTTGCACGAAGAGATGCTGGGGCTTTTCCGTCAGGTGCTGCAGGATGGGAGAACCGTTTCCCTTGAAAAAGAGCTGCCGGGTCTGGATAAAGTGCTCGCCATTTCGATTCTTCCGGCCGAGGCCCGGCGGGTGGTGGTCATATTCTCTGATGTTACCGAGTACCGTGCCGCAGAACGTCAGGTGCAGCAATTGGCGTCGTTTGACTTTCTGACAGGGCTTCCCAACCGGGCACTGCTTAATGATCGCCTGAAACAGGCAATGCTGGCCTGCAGTCGCCGTGAATGCAAGGTTGCTGTCTTTTTTCTTGATCTTGACCATTTTAAGGCCGTGAACGACAGCCTCGGGCATGGAGTCGGTGACCTGCTGTTACAGGCTGTTGCCGAACGTCTTGAAAGCGGTATGCGTCAATCCGACACCATTGCCCGGACAGGTGGTGATGAGTTTGTCATTGTAACCATGGGGCTGCACGATGAGCTGAACGCCTCCCTGGTCGCTGCCGCCATTCTCAGGTCTCTGGATGAACCGTTCTGGATTGGAAATCGAGAAATCTTTGTCAGCGGCAGCCTTGGCATATCAATTTACCCTGATGATGCAGAGGATGCGAGTGAGTTGCTGAAAAATGCCGATATGGCTATGTACGTAGCAAAAGAACAGGGCCGCAACCGCTATCACTACTATTCGAAACAGTTGCAGGAACGGGCGATTGAACGTCTGGAAATAGAAACCGCCCTGCGGCATGCCGTGGCTGACAACCTGCTTTCGCTGGCCTATCAGCCCCAGTTTGATGCCCGCACCGGAACGGTCATCGGCATTGAGGCATTGCTGCGCTGGAACAACCCAGATGGGACGCCCTGCCTGTCGCCCTTGCAGATTATCAGCATTGCCGAGAAAAACGGTCTGATCATACCGATCGGCGAGTGGGGCCTGCAGACGGCCTGCCGGCAGCTGCGCCAATGGAAATTTGATGGCCTGCAGCCCCCCCGACTTGCCATTAACCTCTCTGCCGTTCAGTTTGAACAGGCCGGCCTGCTACAGGTGGTTGCAGGGGCTTTGCAGCAGAATGATCTGTCCCCTGACAGTATCGAACTTGAGTTGACTGAGAGCGCAATCATGCACCGCCCGGACGAGGCTGCCAAAAAGCTGCAGGAGTTGAAACAGCTGGGGGTTTGGCTGGCTGTAGATGATTTTGGTACCGGCTATTCCTCATTAAGTTATCTCAAACACTTTCCGATCGATCGTATCAAGATTGACCGCTCGTTTGTGTCTGAGGCCCCTGCGAATCATGACGATGCCGCGATTGTCGAGACCATCATCTCGTTGGCCCGCACTATGCGGATGGAGGTGATTGCCGAAGGGGTCGAGCATCAGGGACATGTGGAGTTCCTGCTGGCCAGGGGGTGTCACGAGATGCAGGGCTACTATTATGCGCGTCCCTTGTCGGCTGAACAATGTGCAAAACTGCTGATTCCCGGTTTTGTCACTGAAAAATGGCATGCACTATTGTCGATGCCATCCTGA
- a CDS encoding phospholipase D-like domain-containing protein has protein sequence MPLRRHQERFPRLIRHLRHHGTALLPMPIGAGQVTLLPDGPRFFEALFNDLKTARQLICLEYYRIRADLTGQRFADLLIEAAARGVKVFLIYDALGCHVTPDSYFERLQTAGVSCLAFNPISLSRLHWFDRRNHRKLALIDNRVAYLGGLNISDAYAGLTDEQLRFRDVGFSLGGAALTALLELFTETWQMEQGERPALPASGTVSCSPDDTEVTLISGGPHQRRSTIRTAFRVAMASSCHELLIANPYFVPGPRILRSLLRAARRGVKVKLLLPARNDVPVVQVVSRSYYEVLLKAGIEIYELERQLLHAKLMLIDGIQTVIGSANLDQRSFHRNFEINAIVRSQPFGSQVRNLFEQDFAGSKRITLDEHARRGFGLRLLELLLKPICWFL, from the coding sequence ATGCCGCTCCGTCGTCATCAGGAACGGTTCCCGCGCCTGATACGGCATCTGCGCCACCACGGCACTGCCCTGTTGCCGATGCCGATCGGCGCGGGCCAGGTAACATTGCTGCCGGATGGCCCCCGCTTCTTTGAGGCGCTCTTCAACGACCTTAAAACCGCCCGGCAGCTGATCTGCCTGGAATATTACCGTATCCGGGCCGATCTGACCGGACAGCGGTTTGCCGATTTACTGATTGAAGCGGCCGCACGGGGGGTCAAGGTCTTTCTGATCTATGATGCGCTGGGCTGCCATGTTACACCTGACAGCTACTTTGAACGGCTGCAGACTGCCGGCGTTTCCTGCCTGGCGTTCAACCCCATCTCGCTGAGCCGCCTCCACTGGTTTGATCGTCGCAACCACCGCAAACTGGCATTGATTGACAACCGGGTGGCCTATCTGGGCGGACTGAACATCAGTGACGCCTACGCCGGCCTGACCGACGAACAGCTGCGGTTTCGGGACGTCGGTTTCAGTCTTGGCGGCGCTGCGCTGACAGCCCTGCTGGAGCTGTTTACCGAAACCTGGCAGATGGAGCAGGGCGAGCGGCCCGCCTTGCCTGCATCTGGTACTGTCAGTTGCAGCCCCGATGACACCGAAGTGACGCTGATCAGTGGCGGCCCACACCAGCGCCGTTCAACCATCCGTACCGCCTTTCGGGTTGCCATGGCCTCGTCCTGCCATGAGCTGCTGATCGCCAACCCCTATTTTGTCCCTGGTCCGCGGATACTACGCTCACTGCTACGCGCTGCCCGCCGCGGGGTCAAGGTCAAGCTGCTCTTGCCTGCACGCAATGATGTACCGGTGGTGCAGGTGGTCAGCCGCAGCTATTACGAGGTGCTGCTCAAAGCCGGCATTGAAATCTATGAATTGGAACGCCAGCTTCTGCACGCAAAATTGATGCTGATTGACGGGATACAAACCGTGATCGGATCGGCCAATCTTGACCAACGCAGCTTTCACCGCAATTTTGAGATCAATGCAATTGTACGCAGCCAGCCTTTCGGTAGCCAGGTTCGCAATCTGTTCGAACAGGACTTTGCCGGTTCAAAGCGGATCACCCTTGATGAACACGCCCGCCGCGGCTTTGGCCTGCGCCTGCTTGAACTGCTGCTCAAGCCAATCTGCTGGTTTCTGTAG
- a CDS encoding TatD family hydrolase: MLIDTHCHLDLPPLFEQLDELLAEARAVGVAKWVVPSVHPDGWQRIAELAAQHPALRPAYGIHPLHADNVTAQHLQLLRQLAPAGIAIGEIGLDASYGNLEQQEALFREQLRIARLYGLPVLIHCRKAIGRTVAILREERADQVGGIMHAFSGSLESARECIKLGFVLSLSATLTWSNAVRPLQLAAQLPLEQLVLETDAPDLPPSAHPGCPNRPAWLHETANRLAAIKGISVAEVACRTTATALRILPRL; the protein is encoded by the coding sequence ATGCTGATCGATACACACTGCCACCTCGACCTGCCGCCACTGTTTGAACAGCTTGATGAACTGCTGGCTGAGGCAAGGGCTGTCGGAGTAGCCAAGTGGGTCGTGCCATCAGTCCATCCTGACGGCTGGCAGCGCATTGCAGAACTAGCCGCACAGCACCCAGCCTTGCGACCGGCCTACGGCATACATCCCCTGCATGCCGATAACGTCACGGCTCAGCATCTGCAACTGCTGAGGCAGTTGGCACCAGCAGGGATTGCCATCGGGGAGATCGGGCTGGATGCGAGTTATGGCAATCTTGAGCAGCAGGAGGCATTGTTTCGTGAACAGCTGCGAATTGCACGGCTGTACGGTCTTCCGGTACTGATCCACTGCCGTAAGGCGATCGGACGCACCGTGGCAATCCTGCGTGAAGAGCGGGCTGATCAGGTCGGCGGCATCATGCATGCCTTTTCTGGTTCACTGGAATCGGCCCGGGAGTGTATCAAACTCGGCTTTGTCCTCTCACTCAGCGCCACCCTGACCTGGAGCAATGCCGTCCGGCCGTTGCAGCTTGCTGCTCAACTGCCACTTGAGCAGCTGGTGCTTGAGACTGACGCACCTGACCTGCCCCCCTCGGCTCACCCGGGCTGCCCGAACAGGCCGGCCTGGCTGCATGAAACAGCCAACAGACTGGCAGCGATCAAAGGGATCAGCGTTGCGGAGGTTGCGTGCCGGACAACGGCTACCGCTCTACGGATACTGCCACGGCTCTGA
- a CDS encoding IS256 family transposase, with protein sequence MDDHSTKKAQIIQLNESAVRDHLGEMVRNTVEDTLNSMLDSEADRLCNAEKYQRHDARTDTRAGHYQRKLMTKAGEVNLNIPKLRRQTFETAIIERYRRREASVEESLIEMYLAGVSVRRIEDITETLWGTKVSPGTISNLNKKVYAKIEEWRNRPIIGNHPYVYLDGIVLKRSWGGEVCNVSVLVAIGVNEYGYRKILGVCEGAKEDKAGWSSFLHHLKQRGLSGVRLFITDACMGLVESLAEYYPESKWQRCIVHFYRNVFSVVPRKKMPEVAAMLKAIHASEDKQAAIEKAGTVFTKLEEMKLREAAKKVQDSISETLTYFDFPREHRIRIRTNNALERIMKEIRRRTRVVGAFPDGHSALMLCAARLRHIAGTQWGSKRYLNIDLLKEQELELQLQINEAA encoded by the coding sequence GTGGACGATCATTCTACTAAAAAGGCACAAATAATCCAGCTCAATGAGAGCGCCGTACGGGACCACCTCGGGGAAATGGTCAGAAACACCGTTGAGGATACCCTCAACAGCATGCTGGATTCTGAAGCTGATCGTTTGTGCAATGCCGAGAAGTACCAGCGTCATGATGCCAGAACCGACACCCGTGCCGGTCATTACCAGCGCAAGCTCATGACCAAAGCCGGAGAAGTGAATCTCAACATTCCGAAGCTTAGACGCCAGACCTTTGAAACGGCCATCATTGAACGTTATCGTCGTCGTGAAGCATCTGTCGAAGAATCGCTGATCGAGATGTACCTGGCCGGTGTATCGGTACGCAGGATAGAAGACATCACCGAAACCCTGTGGGGCACCAAGGTAAGCCCCGGTACTATCAGTAACCTCAACAAAAAGGTCTACGCCAAGATTGAAGAATGGCGCAATCGCCCGATTATCGGCAACCATCCCTACGTCTACCTGGATGGTATTGTTCTGAAGCGTTCCTGGGGCGGAGAGGTATGCAACGTATCAGTACTGGTTGCCATCGGCGTCAACGAGTATGGCTACCGCAAGATTCTCGGAGTCTGTGAAGGAGCCAAGGAAGACAAGGCAGGCTGGTCAAGCTTCCTGCACCACCTGAAACAGCGCGGCCTGAGCGGTGTCCGACTCTTCATTACCGATGCCTGTATGGGGCTGGTGGAGTCACTGGCTGAGTATTACCCTGAGAGCAAATGGCAACGCTGCATTGTTCATTTCTACCGGAACGTCTTCAGTGTGGTACCGCGCAAGAAGATGCCAGAGGTGGCTGCCATGCTCAAGGCGATTCATGCCTCAGAAGACAAACAGGCTGCCATAGAAAAAGCCGGTACGGTCTTCACCAAGCTGGAAGAGATGAAGCTCAGGGAGGCAGCAAAGAAGGTGCAGGACTCAATCAGTGAAACCCTGACCTACTTTGACTTTCCACGAGAACACCGAATCCGGATCAGAACCAACAACGCACTTGAGCGGATCATGAAAGAAATCAGGAGACGAACCAGAGTAGTCGGTGCATTTCCTGATGGTCACTCAGCCTTAATGCTCTGTGCTGCCAGACTACGACATATTGCAGGCACCCAATGGGGCTCGAAACGCTATCTGAATATTGATCTTCTCAAAGAACAGGAACTCGAACTGCAACTGCAAATAAATGAGGCGGCTTAA
- a CDS encoding transglycosylase domain-containing protein, with protein MKKFLLGSGIIIILYLGYVVISLALLPPVSSLADKKLNLTIDIRDWQGNEHPFLLGPKNRRWTPSNRIPPEMKWAVILAEDSNFYKHEGIDVKAIKEAIKYDLEKKSMARGASTITQQVAKNVFLSREKTITRKLKEVYLAWRMEQELTKGRILELYLNVVELGPMVYGIGHGSQYYFGKPASAMTPRECAFLAAMLPGPRVAYNPYRNLGKVLSRSNMILRKLRSKGVISADELQVALGTSPNIAGLQRKVDTAIQQEAVMKPISSTTAPAAPQEPSGSGPEPAIPARPESAPQVQPAAPADEGKP; from the coding sequence GTGAAGAAGTTCCTGCTGGGTAGTGGCATCATCATCATACTGTATCTGGGATATGTGGTCATCTCGCTGGCCCTGTTGCCACCGGTGAGCAGCCTTGCCGACAAGAAACTGAATCTTACCATCGATATACGTGACTGGCAGGGCAACGAGCACCCCTTCCTGCTGGGGCCGAAAAACCGGCGTTGGACTCCATCCAACCGGATACCGCCTGAAATGAAGTGGGCGGTGATCCTGGCTGAAGACAGCAACTTTTACAAACACGAAGGGATTGACGTCAAGGCGATTAAAGAGGCGATCAAATACGACCTGGAAAAGAAGAGCATGGCCCGTGGCGCCTCCACCATCACCCAGCAGGTGGCAAAGAACGTATTTCTATCCCGCGAAAAGACCATTACCCGTAAGCTGAAAGAGGTCTACCTGGCCTGGCGGATGGAACAGGAACTGACCAAGGGTCGCATCCTTGAGCTGTACCTGAATGTGGTTGAGCTGGGGCCGATGGTGTATGGCATCGGTCATGGTTCCCAATATTACTTCGGCAAACCGGCCTCGGCCATGACCCCGCGTGAATGCGCCTTTCTGGCCGCCATGCTGCCCGGCCCGCGCGTGGCTTACAACCCCTACCGCAATCTGGGTAAAGTCCTGAGCCGTTCCAACATGATCCTGCGTAAGCTGCGCAGCAAAGGGGTAATCAGCGCCGATGAGCTGCAGGTGGCCCTGGGAACATCGCCCAACATTGCCGGCCTGCAACGCAAGGTGGATACCGCCATTCAGCAAGAGGCCGTCATGAAGCCGATCTCTTCGACAACGGCACCTGCCGCACCACAGGAACCGTCTGGGTCTGGGCCTGAGCCAGCCATCCCCGCCAGACCTGAATCAGCCCCGCAAGTACAGCCTGCCGCACCGGCAGATGAAGGAAAGCCCTGA
- the pdxA gene encoding 4-hydroxythreonine-4-phosphate dehydrogenase PdxA produces the protein MNTPKPQIAITMGDPCGVGPEIIVAALSDPAIRSACKPLVLGDRRAMQRALTVCNSPLELITVSSPAEAADLPDSVIPLLELSSLANTDIDYGKPSELSGDAVYRYIRRAAELCLTGEVAAMATAPISKEAMHRAGHHYPGHTELLAELCRCDEFVMMLAGDVLRVALVTIHEALAHVPALISTEQVLKTIRVTANGVAPLCGNRSPRIAVLALNPHCGEGGMFGSEEADAIIPAITAAQSEGLDVAGPFSADTFFHFAVQEPAPYDAVVAMYHDQGLIPLKMRHFDDGINITLGLPIIRTSVDHGTAYNLAGTGTASATSMKASIRIAAKLAATR, from the coding sequence ATGAACACCCCAAAGCCTCAAATTGCCATCACCATGGGAGACCCCTGCGGGGTCGGACCGGAAATCATCGTTGCTGCCCTGAGCGATCCAGCCATCCGTAGCGCCTGCAAGCCGCTGGTGCTGGGAGACCGGCGGGCCATGCAGCGGGCGCTGACCGTTTGCAACAGCCCGCTGGAACTCATCACCGTTTCTTCCCCAGCTGAAGCAGCCGACCTGCCGGACAGCGTCATCCCCCTGCTGGAACTATCCAGCCTTGCTAATACGGATATCGACTACGGCAAGCCTTCAGAGCTGTCTGGCGATGCGGTCTACCGCTATATCCGCCGCGCAGCCGAGCTGTGCCTGACCGGTGAGGTGGCAGCCATGGCCACCGCACCGATCAGTAAGGAGGCGATGCACCGCGCCGGTCACCACTACCCCGGCCATACCGAGCTGCTGGCCGAGCTGTGCCGCTGCGATGAGTTTGTGATGATGCTGGCTGGCGACGTATTGCGGGTGGCGCTGGTCACCATCCATGAGGCGCTTGCCCATGTCCCTGCTCTGATCAGCACTGAACAGGTATTAAAAACCATCCGGGTTACGGCCAACGGTGTTGCTCCGCTCTGCGGCAATCGCTCTCCCCGGATCGCTGTACTGGCACTGAACCCCCACTGTGGCGAAGGCGGCATGTTCGGCAGCGAAGAGGCTGATGCCATTATCCCCGCCATTACAGCTGCACAAAGTGAGGGACTTGATGTTGCAGGCCCCTTCTCAGCCGACACCTTCTTCCACTTTGCCGTACAGGAGCCTGCCCCCTATGATGCCGTGGTGGCCATGTACCATGACCAGGGACTGATTCCACTCAAGATGCGGCACTTTGACGACGGCATCAACATTACTCTGGGGTTGCCGATCATCCGCACCTCGGTTGACCACGGTACCGCCTACAACCTGGCTGGAACCGGCACTGCTTCGGCAACCAGCATGAAGGCCTCCATCCGAATTGCTGCAAAACTGGCAGCAACCCGATGA
- a CDS encoding cytidylate kinase-like family protein translates to MSESKLIPSIDNRLGALLEVSRRQNALRLEEPQLKPTVTISREFGCEAYPMAELLRQQLEKKTKEPWTLMDKALLDEVAKNHSLSDQVLHNLGDKNRFLDDFLSTFSNRWKSDKDYYRLLSRQIIALAEQGNVILVGRGAPIVTRKMKNCFHFRMYASESFKIASIAKRLGLDTGEARTLVERRQKERDRFIRDFLDRDPYDLSVYHLAFNNDRNSAAKIAQTILDYLLNP, encoded by the coding sequence ATGTCAGAATCCAAGCTCATTCCTTCCATTGACAACCGTCTGGGGGCCTTACTTGAGGTATCGCGACGTCAAAATGCCCTCCGCCTTGAGGAGCCTCAGCTAAAGCCAACGGTCACCATTTCGCGGGAGTTCGGTTGTGAAGCATATCCAATGGCTGAACTGCTGCGCCAGCAGCTGGAAAAGAAGACAAAAGAACCATGGACCCTGATGGACAAGGCGCTATTGGATGAGGTCGCCAAAAATCACAGCCTTTCTGATCAGGTCCTGCACAATCTGGGCGACAAGAACCGTTTTCTGGATGACTTTCTCTCAACCTTTTCCAACCGCTGGAAAAGCGATAAGGATTACTACCGGCTGCTGTCACGCCAGATTATTGCATTGGCGGAGCAGGGCAACGTGATCCTGGTTGGCCGGGGAGCTCCGATTGTTACCCGCAAAATGAAGAACTGCTTTCATTTCAGGATGTACGCCTCTGAGTCATTCAAAATCGCCTCCATCGCCAAACGGCTGGGACTTGATACCGGTGAGGCACGGACCCTGGTTGAGCGCCGCCAGAAAGAACGGGACCGTTTTATCCGGGATTTTCTGGACCGTGACCCCTATGACTTGAGCGTCTACCATCTGGCTTTTAATAATGACCGCAACAGTGCAGCCAAGATAGCCCAGACGATTCTGGACTACCTGTTGAACCCCTAG
- a CDS encoding nitrous oxide-stimulated promoter family protein yields the protein MKNEPTAQQTRDIKVIAGFTEVWCAGQQHTSRQQHTLLQGMPPLLLCPDCAAFLDYAAKKRMNCPLDAEKPTCRRCRIHCYAPQQRALVKQIMAWSGKRMILRGRLDYLWHYFF from the coding sequence ATGAAAAACGAACCAACGGCACAACAGACCAGGGACATCAAGGTTATCGCCGGATTTACGGAAGTCTGGTGTGCTGGTCAGCAGCATACCAGCAGGCAGCAGCACACCCTGCTGCAAGGGATGCCCCCCCTGCTACTCTGCCCTGATTGTGCGGCTTTTCTGGATTATGCAGCAAAAAAGCGGATGAACTGCCCGCTTGACGCTGAAAAACCGACCTGCAGGCGCTGCCGGATTCATTGCTATGCGCCGCAGCAGCGGGCCTTGGTCAAGCAGATCATGGCCTGGTCAGGCAAACGGATGATTCTCAGAGGCAGGCTGGATTATCTCTGGCACTACTTTTTTTGA